AACTATAagctatttaaaatttattttcaattaactcttaaaaaaaattaagagctCTTGTCCTCTAATGATAACTCGAGTGTTTAGAGCTGATGACATATAGATTGGAGATGGAGAGGTTCAGAGATTAATCCCTTAAATGGTGCAAtatatcttttcgatgtaaaaaaataaaaattataagctcttaaataaatttatgaataaGTACACTATTTGATTAGTTTATTTACCTAAACACGACTTAAACACCTTTCTACAACTACAACATTAATAATATGTGTATAGCCATACAATGCATACATTTTTTTGACACTTTTTAttctcattattttttttcttatcatatcatatatTACACCTATCATGTATTACAATTTCTTTTCTCATTCTATCTCTCATGGACATGGTCTATCATGTATTACAATTTCTTTTCTCATTCTATCTCTCATGGACATGGTCTATATTCCTTGGGTGTACCCCAATATTTATGGTTGATGAATAAATATCCATTGATGCAAACCAATAACAAAAGGTTAGTattgttttttctctctctcaatcATACCTTGTGTGTGTTTCATATATATGGGCATGCATGTGGTAACACACAAAAATACCATATCTTAGATATTACCAAGTTCATCTAATTATTCCACCATCTCCTGGCCCCATGCATTCACagaatgacaatttttttttttatctcataaGCACACATGTTCTTAATTCCCTATATAGGTCGGCATTGATTGCGAGCTGAAAATATCCTTTCCTAACACTATTCAAGTAAGATTAAATCTTCAAAATGGTTTATACTGTTTTTGGTTTCAATGGAAACGTGTTGTACGCAGATTGCCCATAGATaaagcattttttttataaaatcgCTTTCACTTCCAGCAAAAAAAGAATCATTCCTCACACTCACATTTCTTCTAGTTCCTCCCTCACACTCACTCAACTATTCAGCATTTCAGCTACATTTCACAAACATGTTGTCAAGAAGTAGAACCCTTCCTAGCAGAATCCACCATGGAATTAAAGTTAGCAACTTAACCATTATTCCAGTACTATGCTCTTTTTcaccttcttttttttcttcttaagaTTGATGTTCAAATTGTTTGCAAACAGATAGAAGAAAGGCATGATATCAAGCACTCCTTACAAGTAGAAGTGCAGCCCAAGATCCAAAAGGAGACTGAAGCAATGGCTGTGGATTCTAACTCCAAATGCTTTGATGATGATGGCCGCTTGAAGAGAACAGGTTCTGGTTTTGCTTAAATTATAACATAACAATGCTAATTTAGAAGCAtccatttaatttctttaaatataaaaatcccCTTAATAGCTTTTAATTTGGAAAACTTgtcttcctcttgtaaccagaaaaagaaaaagaaaaactaggAAAAATGAACTTGTTTGAAAATTCAGCAGAACTATTAATACATAAGGACTTAAACAAGCTAACCTATGCACTAGCTATTGAGTAGACTGttaaaagcaaaataaaatttgtaCCTAGAGCTCAgctaaaaaaaaagaagatactTGAACTAGTAATAGCATATTAGGACACAATTTAACGCATAGAATTCCATAAGGGAAATGGATTCCCTGCCTTAAGAGAATCCCTACATTTTGTGTTACTGCAAGGTATCCCTCAGAAGAAGGAACCTGGATCCTTCCAGAAGCTTCTGCACTTTGTAGCTTCTCCAATTATGTGGCTTTTCACCGTAGAACCTAACATGCTATAAGAATCTGTTGTGTGTTTTGTAGGGACATATTGGACAGCTTCAGCTCATATCATCACTGCTATAATAGGCTCAGGAGTACTTTCACTGGCATGGGCTGTGGCTCAGCTTGGCTGGGTTGCTGGACCTGTTATCATGCTTCTCTTTGCCATTGTCAATCTCTACACTTCCAGCCTCCTAACGCAGTGTTACAGGGCTGGTGACTCTGTTACTGGACAGCGAAATTACACCTACATGGATGCAGTAAAGTCCATCTTAGGTAAAAAGGATTGGAATAAGAACTTGTAAATGTTTGCTTGGATGCACACTGAGCCAAAATAACATTGGATAAAAGCAATTTCTTTGAGCTTTTGTGTTTGTCCACGGTGATTCTGGCTTCACTGCGGTTTTTCACCATGTATCGAAACGTGCAGTAACTTTAGAAGTCATATGATGTAATGTTGAAACTTGGAATTGATTATGGCATTCCTTTTGGGTTTTAGGAGGAAAAAAAGTGAAGATATGTGGCTTGATCCAATATGTTAACCTTTTTGGAATTGCAATTGGGTATACCATTGCTGCTTCAGTCAGTATGATGTGAGTTACCAACAGTATATTTTTTGCtctatgaatttgaattgactTTCACTGACTAGTAAGTAACTATGTTTTATGTTGAATGTAAATTCTTCACCTTACACTCATTGTCTCAGGGCTATAAAAAGGTCAAATTGTTATCACAAGAGTCATGGAAAAGATCCATGCCGCATGTCAAGCAATTGGTATATGATAACATTTGGGGTGGCGGAAGTGATTCTTTCCCAAATCCCAGACTTTGATCAAGTATGGTGGCTATCCATAGTTGCAGCTATCATGTCATTCACTTATTCTTTTGTTGGATTGGGTCTTGGTGTGGCCAAAGTAGCAGGTACAAGCAGATTTATATTTTGTGTACATAATAGTTTGTGCAGCACTGAACTATTGTTTACTCTGTGCAACTTTTTATCTTGCAGAAAATAAAAGTTTTAAAGGAAGCTTGATGGGAATTAGCATTGGTACAGTTACACAAGCTGGAACAGTCACTAGCACAGAGAAAATATGGAGGACTTTTCAAGCTCTGGGGGCAATGGCCTTTGCATACTCTTTTTCCATTATCCTCATTGAAATTCAGGTAATTCAAATAGGGTCCATGAGGATCATACATTCATACATATTGATTCTTCACATGAAACACAATTTTACATGATGAAGCATTTTTCCCCAGGACACTCTAAGGTCTCCTCCTGCTGAGTATAAGACAATGAAAAGGGCAAGTAGGTTGAGCATAACAGTTACCACAGTTTTCTATTTACTCTGTGGATGCATGGGTTATGCAGCCTTTGGAGATCTTGCACCTGGAAATCTTTTGACTGGTTTTGGGTTCTATAACCCCTATTGGCTTCTGGACATTGCCAACCTTGCAATTGTTGTGCACCTAGTTGGGGCATACCAGGTACTACATCTTATCATTTGTGAGCACTAGTAATCTGTCATGAAATTCAGAAATTTGCACAAGAATTGTGGAGAGCTTAAAATCATTTGAACTGGAAGCAATAGACTAAAAATTTAAAGTTAAACAAAAGAGAATTGAATACAGACTTGCTGTGATCTTCCTTGTCTCATGCATTGCATCTCCTAGAATTACATATAATAGTATTTCAAGAAAAGAGAAACCTTCAGACTATTGTAATTTATAACTAAAAATGAACTAACTAGAAACCAGGCAATTACATAGTGCTATATTAGGACCTAGTGTTTGTTTGGTTAAGCATtagcagaattgattctaacaATATTGTGTATAGTAGGCATGGGTTAAAATTAAATGATTTATATTTGGATGCATTTGTAAGAAAAAGTGGTTTTTGCAGGGGTAATGTTGTTGAATTCAGTTGTAAAATCTCAGAAATAGAATATTATACTCTTCGATCTTCTAGGAtaattgattttagggtttaaatCAGTTATCCTAAATGACGCACAATTCACAAACATCTAATTGTCATACAGAATTGATTCTACTCTATCtgaattgattttaaagttCCCCCGTGTACCGAACACCCTCTTAATGTTAGTGTCTTAATTCAAGTTTCCATGAACTTTTGAACATTATCATGGTGCTATGTGTTACTTTCCCACTTGGAGTGTGCTAAAGTAATGTACTAATATAGTTACTTATGAACTGGATTTATATTGTTCCAGGTTTTTTCCCAGCCCTTATTTGCATTTGTTGAAAAGTGGATTGCACGTAAGTGGCCAAAGGATGGTATAGTCACCGCAGAATATGAAATTCCCATTCCCTACTTTGGGGTGTACAAACTCAACTTCTTCCGCTTAGTATGGAGGACCATCTTTGTGATGTTGACTACCATCATGGCCATGCTATTGCCTTTTTTCAATGACATTGTTGGAATACTTGGAGCTTTTGGGTTCTGGCCCTTAACAGTTTATTTCCCAATAGACATGTACATCTCACAAAAGAAGATTGGAAGATGGAGTAATCGGTGGCTTGGACTTCAGATGCTTAGTGTCAGTTGCCTCATCATTTCATTGTTAGCTGCTGTTGGCTCTGTGGCTGGTGTTGTTTTGGATCTCAAGACTTTCAAGCCTTTTAAAACTAGTTATTAAGGGAAAAGATTGACAAATAATAGGTTGGTTCCTGTAAGACTTTGAACTTTGAACTTCAGAAAGAATGATTTCTATGCCTGTTAGATGACAATTCTACTTCACTACTTCTACCCCTTATACTTTGTAGTAAACATATAACAGTGTAGACTCTTATCACAACTATTATATACGATATATCTCATCCACtacttctctcttttctcttctcttctcacaCCCTATCTGCACTCTGCCGATGTCTACAAATCACTTTCCTGTATACTAACTCAGAACCCCATTAAGCATCCTGTGAGCAATGGACATGGAATACAATGAAACCAGTAGACAAGTTGAAAGAATGTAACAAAGGCAACTTCTTTTCATAAACATCTACCATTTACTACATACACTAATCTtgatcaaaattaattaaaataacaaacaaaCTATTAAACCAATACAACAAATATACATATGTATGGGATTGGGAACATCCTCATTCTAATGTTGCCATCACTAGTTATTTCTTAGCCTTCAGTTCAGCAGAGCTTGCTCGGGCAGCAGCTTTAGCTAGTGTTGTTGGTTTGATCACACTCTTTGGGTTGAGTGCTTTCCTAAGTTTGAACACAGTCCAAGCTGTTCCAATTGCATGCCCTGCAGCATCAAGGCCTTCATTTGTAACCTGAGCAGCTTCTTCTCCATATCTGATATCACCAAAAAAACAAAAGGCAAGTCAATATAATACATCAAGACGACTCAAGAGACTTCTTGCATTGGTTAATTACATGCAAgctcaaatgaaaataagttatGGCTTTgtctaatgtttttttttttttgaaatgacttTGTCTAATGTTAAAATCAAACAAGTTACGTAATCCACCAAACTATGAACTAAATGAACCACATAAATAAAAAGGGATTGGTCTGATAAAATTATGATTTCAAGGAAGGTTCTTCGATCATTGAAACCAGGAAAATCATGTTGGTGAAGAGAATAATTCATACAAGACTGAATTTAGGGAGAACAAACTTACTTATGTGAAACTAGTCCGGTGGTAACAACTGATGAAGTAGACATGACATTCCTTCCAGCTACTTCTACAGCATCACAGACCTTATCTGCACATAAACCAAAGaataagaagaaaataaaaaacctagCTTGCATAAACAATCACATGAACACTGAGCCCAAAAGCCACATTTCAAGAGTGCAGTGCATTGTAGGGTAAGATGTTCCCTATCTTCAAAGCTTCTACCAACTTATCCCACTTTTTTATCCTCTCTTGCATTGATTCCCCACATCAAATAGTGTAGATATATAGAATTTTTTACCAACCTCCctttcatcataatcaattctaaaactAAGAAGCTACTCATTATCTTCATAATTGATTCTAgcttcataatcaattctagaaGGGTTTGTAAATATAGCATTATCAAATTATCATCAATACTAAAAGCGTTTCTAAATATGCACTTAATTTGTTTCCAAATCTCAACACTTAACAATCCATATTGGCATGTTTTGACATGTGGCTTACAGCAGATACCAAGCACATAAAGCCAGAGATATGTCTAACTTACTGAATCCATCCATGGAAGCAAGAACAATTTCTCCGGGAAGAAGGCTGAAGAATTTCTTTCCCGGTTTAGAGTTGACTACTGAACTAGTGAAGAATCCAGACACCTTCACAACCCCTGAGAGAATTCCAAGGGCCACTTTCTCTGACATCTTAGTCAAATTCTTAACCCTGAAAAGTCAAAAACCCCCATAACATCAAAATTCAGAATACACAAtgaatgaaaaatcaaaattgacACAAACAAAGTAGgattggaatttggaatttACCTTTTCATTCTCTCCATGGCTTGGGGACTGATTTGTGAGTTCTTTTCACCAGGCTGCAACCTCTTCTTCAAGAAATCATTCCCCCATTTCAACCTATCCACAGTAACATCCCCACACCAGAGAATCCCCCTCACCATCTGACCCGACCCAGAAGCTATCCACCTCGCGAAACGGCTGCTGTAATCCTCCACGTTTGGAGCCAACGTGGTCCAATACGCCGCCGATTTCTCCTCCACCGCCACTCCCTTCTCCTCTGATTTCAACACCGCCCAATTTCCCAAACCCTCCACCTTCTCCACCGACAGAAAACAGTACTTCTCCAGAACCTCATCGAGTTCCTTCCCTCTTCCTCTCCCTTCCGCTGCCACGGTGACACCATAGTTCAGCACTTCAAACTCTCCACCCTCCTTTGGAACTCTAATCGTGAAGAAATAGTGAGAGTCATCAAGCTTCACCGCTGAAACGTCCTTAGCTAACGGCCACTGAACTTGATCACCAACGGAGGCCAAAACAGTGACGACTCTGTCCCCTTCCATGAGGCTTATTATGTTGAGGTCGCCGGAAGCGAGGTGGACGCTGGAGTCTTTTTCTATGAGATGCAGAATCACGCCGGGGACGGTGACGAGAACATGCTCCGATGGCTGCTGCGCCGTGGTGGGATTGCCGACTGAGGGATACATTGAAGAGGAGGTTGAAGCGTGAGAGAAAGGGGAGTTTGCGTCTGGGTTAGTGGAGTGAACTTGTGGGTAGAGAGATTGATGAGGAAGAGACATGGTTATGGTTATTGTGTTGTGATTGTGAGAAAACTATGATAGTTTTGTAGTGAAGAAGAAtgaatgatgatgaggatgaatACAAGAAATTTATAAGCAAAGAGACAAATATCGACATAACATCCCGTCGGAGAGAAAGGACGTGGCGGTGGAGTGATGTGACACTGACATCTCATTCGTTGGAGTGTCAGGTAGTTACTTTCAGTTTAAGAAATCAATCAATGGAACCAACTCAGAAGCAGgaagtttttttgttgttgttaggtCCAGTAAGCCCATACATTTGTGCAGCCCATAAGAGTTGGACTGCTCTttattggaaaataaaatatttgctTCATCGGTTTCGGCCACCACTCAACCTCACAAATGTCGTAAGCACAACCGCAACTCAAGCCACCGCCGCAACCTAGACTTGAGTGTTGgagttgattgcaatgtaagtcccacattgctaatgaagggaAAAAAATGAGGTCAAGGAAAGCtattggagaagtctcacattgtttAGATTAGCGAGGGGTAGGGGAGTCcaatgctatatatatatatggatctAGTTCCTTATTTCAACATACCAAAACACCAAGCATTAGCACCTGAAAGCacttttaagtttatatttgtgttttctttttctcttatactcttgttttagagtattgtgagatgtagttcaaatatccACTTTGGAGAGTGTAGGTGTACTGAggtcatggggtggttgagaatgaagtctatgtgtttTAACAATTTTCACTTAGTTGTTTATTCTATAGTtatcggttttgacaacggtcgtggttttttTCTCcgattttggagtttccacgttatattcttatgttgttgattgcgctcatgatttattttacttattcagttgtgttatttcctaacattGAGGTCATTCTCCCCCATCGCTTCAGAGTTTCGGGTAAAAATGGAagagttttgatttgttttaaCTTTGAGAGGAAGTGAAGTTTAGGTCGATTACGGCATTATCTATGTGTTTTGGGGTTAATGTTCATCTTCCTATAGGTTTTTTGAATCCTAAATGAATGGACTATCAATATTAAGGTTTTCTTTCTACATTCTTGCATctatagtatatatatatataaatagtaATGTTCAATGACCAATTCTTGTCTAATACGTAAAGGCCGACATAGAGAAACAAAGGGTTCAAAGAGAGGCAAAGAATGACATGTTTCAAAGTTCTTTTATGTTTGTTATAAGAAGAATGCATTCTATCACGAGGAGTGCTATGAACGTTATCTTTAACACTCTTTCCAACACTTTTATTTGTGAAAGTTGGCGTAGGTTCTACCAATACGAAAAGATAGTGTTAGTCATCTTTGTCTTTCTCCCCCACTCTCTTATGTTTTTAAACTATATTTCCCTCTTGTTTCAGTCAGTGGAGATTTCTTAGTCAAGGAGGGAATCAAGGAGATGCAGGCAAACAACGATGGGGCCTGAATCCCACAAGCTTTGttaaaatttggttttttttatcaaaacttGACAACACATTGCACCTTCATGCTTTAAGCTCGGAAGACTTCTGATTCTGATTAGGTAAACATTCGGATTTCCTCTTTGtcttataatattttttcttcattttctttcatgtAGATGAAATAGATTTTGTATTTGATCTTACATTTGTGAGAGATGATGAGAGATTATGGAGTACGTTATTGTTTCGGTTCTTACCTCATTATAATTTGACTTTGGTACTTAAATTTCATTATAATTTAGACCACACATAATCCAAATTTAAGTACCAAAGTGAAATTATAATGAGGTAAGAACTGAAACAATAACGTACTCCATAATCTCTCCTCGTCTCTCACAAATGTAAGATCAAATACAAAATCTATTTCATCTacatgaaagaaaatgaagaaaaaaaaatattataagacAAAGAGGAGATCCGAATGTTTACCTAATCAGAAGTCTCCCCCTCATCATCTGCCTTTGCAGCTTTAGCCTCCGCATATGGGATTGGTTGTATTCGGTAGCCTTTTCTTCCCCATCCTCAGATTTCATAGAGTCAGATTTCGTAGAGGATCCGGATACGGTGCGTGATAAGGTCTTCCGCTTCTTCCGAGCCTTTTGCATGTCTTCAGCGCGTTTCACCACTATGGAGCGTTTGAAGCCGCTCGCAACATCTTTTGCATCATCATCAGCGGCAGCTTTAACATCCGCTTCTTCCTATTGAGCTTCTAGTTTAGCGACAGCTACGATCATTTCATTGGACTGCGAAAAAGAGATGGAACATTAGGTCGTAATAATCAAACggtgaaataaaaaatgaaacaacACTTACCGGTTCACCATCGCTCCGCCGATGAAGGAGCGGTGCCACCTCCTACGATGGGTGGAGTCTTGCTTCCTCCACGTCAGAGCCCAAGCGCGATTTCTTACTTTTGGT
This portion of the Lotus japonicus ecotype B-129 chromosome 3, LjGifu_v1.2 genome encodes:
- the LOC130747602 gene encoding protein EARLY-RESPONSIVE TO DEHYDRATION 7, chloroplastic-like isoform X1 gives rise to the protein MSLPHQSLYPQVHSTNPDANSPFSHASTSSSMYPSVGNPTTAQQPSEHVLVTVPGVILHLIEKDSSVHLASGDLNIISLMEGDRVVTVLASVGDQVQWPLAKDVSAVKLDDSHYFFTIRVPKEGGEFEVLNYGVTVAAEGRGRGKELDEVLEKYCFLSVEKVEGLGNWAVLKSEEKGVAVEEKSAAYWTTLAPNVEDYSSRFARWIASGSGQMVRGILWCGDVTVDRLKWGNDFLKKRLQPGEKNSQISPQAMERMKRVKNLTKMSEKVALGILSGVVKVSGFFTSSVVNSKPGKKFFSLLPGEIVLASMDGFNKVCDAVEVAGRNVMSTSSVVTTGLVSHKYGEEAAQVTNEGLDAAGHAIGTAWTVFKLRKALNPKSVIKPTTLAKAAARASSAELKAKK
- the LOC130747602 gene encoding protein EARLY-RESPONSIVE TO DEHYDRATION 7, chloroplastic-like isoform X2 encodes the protein MSLPHQSLYPQVHSTNPDANSPFSHASTSSSMYPSVGNPTTAQQPSEHVLVTVPGVILHLIEKDSSVHLASGDLNIISLMEGDRVVTVLASVGDQVQWPLAKDVSAVKLDDSHYFFTIRVPKEGGEFEVLNYGVTVAAEGRGRGKELDEVLEKYCFLSVEKVEGLGNWAVLKSEEKGVAVEEKSAAYWTTLAPNVEDYSSRFARWIASGSGQMVRGILWCGDVTVDRLKWGNDFLKKRLQPGEKNSQISPQAMERMKRVKNLTKMSEKVALGILSGVVKVSGFFTSSVVNSKPGKKFFSLLPGEIVLASMDGFNKVCDAVEVAGRNVMSTSSVVTTGLVSHK
- the LOC130747601 gene encoding amino acid permease 4-like, translating into MLSRSRTLPSRIHHGIKIEERHDIKHSLQVEVQPKIQKETEAMAVDSNSKCFDDDGRLKRTGTYWTASAHIITAIIGSGVLSLAWAVAQLGWVAGPVIMLLFAIVNLYTSSLLTQCYRAGDSVTGQRNYTYMDAVKSILGGKKVKICGLIQYVNLFGIAIGYTIAASVSMMAIKRSNCYHKSHGKDPCRMSSNWYMITFGVAEVILSQIPDFDQVWWLSIVAAIMSFTYSFVGLGLGVAKVAENKSFKGSLMGISIGTVTQAGTVTSTEKIWRTFQALGAMAFAYSFSIILIEIQDTLRSPPAEYKTMKRASRLSITVTTVFYLLCGCMGYAAFGDLAPGNLLTGFGFYNPYWLLDIANLAIVVHLVGAYQVFSQPLFAFVEKWIARKWPKDGIVTAEYEIPIPYFGVYKLNFFRLVWRTIFVMLTTIMAMLLPFFNDIVGILGAFGFWPLTVYFPIDMYISQKKIGRWSNRWLGLQMLSVSCLIISLLAAVGSVAGVVLDLKTFKPFKTSY